Proteins co-encoded in one Chitinophagales bacterium genomic window:
- a CDS encoding IPTL-CTERM sorting domain-containing protein, translating to MTTNLFRLVLFFSFLFFSFQNQSAQNNFLHFDGSDDYVTAPLPTVFDAIGSTPHTIEAYVYVTNGNFKSVVYAQSSQSYLHVNMAINLGKVAYYVKTGNGPQFIKTYITNELVPLNQWVHIAVTWGGSNNAQRVYINGVPATQFLGSSSSSTDINNTLTIGGIGSSASGRYNGLIDEVRIWDVARTEAEILENMNVALTGSEANLVAYYNFNHGTCAEDNAGETTLTDLTGNYDGTLNNFALDNCTSNWVCAGASCGYPDLPDASPAIPTLSQWGLIILALLLMTAGTLYLVQPNVEEKLGR from the coding sequence ATGACAACAAATTTATTTCGATTGGTTCTTTTCTTTTCTTTTCTTTTCTTTTCCTTTCAGAATCAAAGTGCACAGAACAACTTCCTGCATTTTGATGGTTCTGATGACTATGTTACTGCACCGCTACCAACTGTTTTTGATGCGATTGGCTCAACACCTCATACCATTGAGGCGTATGTCTATGTTACAAATGGTAATTTCAAGAGCGTTGTTTATGCACAATCATCTCAATCTTATCTTCATGTAAATATGGCAATTAATCTTGGAAAAGTTGCTTATTATGTGAAGACAGGAAATGGTCCGCAGTTCATAAAAACTTATATAACTAATGAGCTCGTACCTCTGAATCAATGGGTTCATATTGCTGTTACTTGGGGTGGTTCTAATAATGCACAACGAGTATATATAAATGGAGTACCCGCCACTCAATTTTTGGGTAGTTCTAGTTCTTCTACAGATATTAATAACACCCTAACTATTGGGGGTATTGGGAGTAGTGCATCAGGGCGATATAATGGACTAATTGATGAAGTGCGTATTTGGGATGTGGCAAGGACTGAGGCTGAGATATTAGAGAACATGAATGTAGCACTTACTGGGAGTGAAGCGAATTTGGTAGCGTATTACAATTTTAACCACGGAACTTGTGCCGAAGACAATGCGGGAGAAACGACATTGACCGATTTAACAGGAAACTATGATGGCACGCTTAATAACTTTGCTTTAGATAACTGTACCTCTAATTGGGTTTGTGCAGGTGCTAGTTGTGGTTATCCAGATCTTCCGGATGCTTCACCAGCAATTCCCACTCTCTCTCAATGGGGCCTGATTATCTTGGCATTGTTGTTGATGACGGCAGGGACTTTGTATTTGGTGCAGCCCAATGTGGAAGAAAAATTAGGGAGATAA
- a CDS encoding transposase, producing the protein MQCLYTPDVVLEAFQDVLNTIQDNIRKIKQELDALTDIGFDKFKELACSVKGIGEKSAQLLYTYTNGFELFTNSKQLVKFVDIVPLTHQSGSSVYRKGRISKAGPAQIRTVLFNATRAAIRFNKECKELFNRLRSKGKPYKVAKVAVINKLLRQTFAVVKSGVKFQDDYHNKFKEHIE; encoded by the coding sequence ATGCAGTGTCTTTACACACCAGATGTTGTCTTAGAAGCTTTTCAAGACGTATTGAATACGATACAAGACAATATTCGAAAAATCAAACAAGAATTGGATGCCTTGACTGACATTGGTTTCGATAAATTCAAAGAACTTGCCTGTTCTGTTAAGGGTATTGGCGAAAAATCAGCCCAATTACTATACACATATACTAATGGCTTTGAATTATTTACAAATTCTAAACAATTGGTTAAGTTTGTAGACATAGTGCCTTTGACTCATCAATCGGGTTCTTCTGTGTATCGAAAAGGACGCATTTCAAAAGCTGGTCCAGCTCAAATTAGGACAGTTCTTTTCAATGCTACAAGAGCAGCTATACGATTCAATAAAGAATGTAAAGAACTTTTCAATAGACTCCGATCAAAAGGAAAGCCATACAAGGTAGCTAAAGTTGCTGTTATCAACAAGCTGCTTAGGCAAACTTTTGCCGTCGTTAAATCAGGTGTCAAATTTCAAGATGATTATCACAATAAATTCAAAGAACATATTGAATAA
- a CDS encoding helix-turn-helix transcriptional regulator, protein MKTKNTTSNRQWWLKEITCLILKHLSDSNLTNALLAEKLSVSERQFYRMVKNLTGMSPNLYVRHIRLQKAYQFLQSGEYRIVKEVAAKVGFQKAEYFTHLFKSTFGQTPFEVLQEKGIK, encoded by the coding sequence ATGAAAACAAAGAATACGACCTCTAACAGGCAATGGTGGTTGAAAGAGATAACCTGCTTGATTTTGAAGCATCTATCCGACTCCAATTTGACCAATGCCCTATTAGCCGAGAAACTATCTGTCAGCGAAAGACAATTCTACCGAATGGTGAAAAACCTCACAGGAATGTCGCCCAACCTCTATGTGCGCCACATTCGACTGCAAAAAGCCTATCAATTCCTTCAATCGGGAGAATACCGCATCGTAAAAGAAGTAGCCGCCAAAGTGGGATTTCAAAAAGCGGAGTATTTCACCCACTTATTCAAATCGACCTTTGGACAAACTCCTTTTGAAGTATTGCAGGAAAAGGGCATTAAATAA
- a CDS encoding transposase, producing MNSLIIGIDVSNKTLDIAYQEDNHWVDYQIENTMKSIEVFLQGFDEQHITFVLEPTGTYSDKLLHSLDKSNCSIKLINPQKSSAFMKVLGITAKDDKQAARALAIAGKTLDLPDFQMPNEDIQKRKKCKWLLMPLKSRNDRLKIKFIALCSVFTHQMLS from the coding sequence ATGAATTCTCTAATTATCGGTATAGATGTAAGTAACAAGACTTTAGACATTGCTTATCAAGAAGATAACCACTGGGTTGATTATCAAATCGAAAATACAATGAAATCCATAGAGGTATTCTTACAAGGTTTTGATGAACAACATATTACTTTTGTTTTAGAACCTACTGGCACTTACAGTGATAAGTTGCTTCATTCTTTAGACAAATCCAACTGCTCTATTAAATTGATTAATCCACAAAAAAGCAGTGCTTTTATGAAAGTCTTAGGCATTACTGCAAAAGATGATAAGCAAGCAGCAAGAGCTTTAGCAATAGCTGGAAAGACACTTGATTTGCCTGATTTTCAAATGCCTAATGAGGATATTCAAAAGAGAAAAAAATGCAAATGGCTCTTAATGCCTTTGAAAAGCAGGAACGACAGACTAAAAATCAAATTCATAGCCTTATGCAGTGTCTTTACACACCAGATGTTGTCTTAG
- a CDS encoding STAS domain-containing protein, with protein MIINVNYIQNVAIMSPIGKITIGVGDVALRNKISELLDGGHKNIVANLSQVSIIDSSGIGELVNVYTTVSNQGGQFKLCALPSKIHNLLVLTQLITVFEVFDTEEEAIFSF; from the coding sequence ATGATTATTAATGTAAATTACATTCAAAATGTGGCCATAATGTCGCCAATTGGTAAGATTACAATTGGTGTCGGTGATGTTGCTTTGAGGAATAAAATAAGCGAACTTTTAGATGGAGGGCATAAAAATATAGTTGCCAACTTGAGTCAAGTCAGTATCATAGATTCTTCTGGAATTGGAGAATTAGTGAATGTTTACACTACGGTGTCAAATCAAGGCGGACAATTTAAACTTTGTGCTTTACCATCCAAAATACATAATCTTTTGGTGTTAACTCAATTAATTACTGTTTTTGAAGTATTTGATACGGAAGAGGAAGCTATTTTTTCTTTCTAA
- a CDS encoding IPTL-CTERM sorting domain-containing protein, with protein sequence MTNKYIFTIVLFCSALFCSSDLNAQCTVHGVDGGNTSFGLVVGEVLGQSFQACQSGEITSITIVNEGNPIFPSPSGTHELRIAAITAPPIAVIGDPVYQTFDTAGGTSDETVTITLNTPFPVTAGNDYAFDITPGGDLSITAQQLPSDEPSGIAYVIFGSFAQFTSHDLDFGVAISAAAGPAAAIPTLSQWGLIILALLLMTAGTLYLVQPNVEEKLGR encoded by the coding sequence ATGACAAACAAATACATTTTCACCATTGTTCTTTTTTGCTCTGCGCTGTTCTGTTCTTCTGACCTAAATGCTCAATGTACCGTACATGGAGTTGATGGGGGAAACACTAGCTTTGGCTTAGTTGTGGGTGAGGTTTTGGGTCAATCGTTCCAAGCATGCCAATCAGGGGAGATTACGAGTATTACTATTGTTAATGAAGGAAATCCTATCTTCCCCTCTCCCAGTGGTACTCATGAATTGAGAATAGCGGCCATTACTGCTCCTCCTATTGCCGTGATAGGTGATCCAGTTTATCAAACCTTTGACACAGCAGGTGGTACTAGTGACGAGACAGTGACCATTACCTTAAACACGCCTTTTCCTGTCACAGCAGGCAATGATTATGCTTTTGATATAACACCTGGCGGAGACTTATCTATAACTGCCCAACAACTTCCCAGTGATGAGCCAAGTGGCATAGCATACGTAATTTTTGGATCATTTGCCCAATTTACAAGTCACGATTTAGATTTTGGAGTAGCGATAAGTGCAGCAGCAGGGCCAGCAGCAGCAATTCCCACTCTCTCTCAATGGGGCTTGATTATCTTGGCTTTGTTGTTGATGACGGCAGGGACTTTGTATTTGGTGCAGCCCAATGTGGAAGAAAAATTAGGGAGATAA
- a CDS encoding IPTL-CTERM sorting domain-containing protein: MNNFYSKNQLGTYCKVILLSVSMFFLSLQIEAQVTSDGNVQFQSAASTTVTMSGFSVPAGSNSVLVVYSCGFLALATNVTFDGTPLTLLQNSTGGVSLSIWYLALGDLASPSVGDIVATYGNYVVATHTIHAVSYQNADQSTPMSEFAQNAFGGGTSSSISVNSSDANDLIVDFIVARSNDSTTPTLTEGAGQTKIGEQTNQQSAGGLVSTIALSEEPSPGSAVDMDWTIAYGTTGVNTSMQVAAKINAVSSGSGPVSNSIPTLSEWGLIILALLFMTFGTLYLVQPNVEEKLGR, from the coding sequence ATGAACAATTTTTACTCAAAAAATCAATTGGGTACATACTGCAAAGTTATTTTACTCTCAGTCAGTATGTTTTTCCTGTCTTTACAAATTGAAGCCCAAGTCACCTCTGACGGAAATGTGCAATTCCAATCCGCAGCAAGTACAACCGTAACGATGAGCGGCTTTTCCGTCCCTGCGGGAAGTAATTCTGTATTGGTGGTTTATTCTTGTGGTTTTTTGGCTTTGGCCACAAATGTTACTTTTGATGGCACTCCTCTTACCTTGTTACAAAATTCTACTGGAGGTGTCAGCTTGTCTATTTGGTATTTGGCTTTGGGAGACCTGGCAAGCCCTTCAGTAGGCGACATTGTCGCAACTTATGGAAATTATGTTGTAGCGACCCATACCATTCATGCTGTCTCTTATCAAAATGCAGACCAAAGCACACCTATGTCTGAATTTGCACAGAACGCTTTTGGGGGTGGTACAAGCAGCTCAATATCTGTAAACAGCAGTGATGCCAATGACTTAATTGTGGATTTTATTGTGGCACGAAGCAATGACAGCACTACCCCTACACTTACAGAAGGGGCAGGACAAACCAAAATTGGAGAACAAACCAATCAACAGTCCGCAGGAGGACTTGTCAGCACCATTGCTTTGAGTGAAGAACCTTCCCCAGGTAGTGCTGTGGATATGGATTGGACTATTGCGTATGGTACAACAGGAGTAAACACTTCTATGCAAGTAGCAGCAAAAATAAATGCCGTTTCATCTGGCAGTGGTCCCGTTTCGAACAGTATTCCTACCCTCTCCGAATGGGGCTTGATCATCTTGGCATTGCTATTCATGACTTTTGGCACTTTGTATTTGGTGCAGCCCAATGTGGAAGAAAAATTAGGGAGATAA
- a CDS encoding helix-turn-helix transcriptional regulator has protein sequence MKANKTTPNRQWWLKEINLLTLKHLSDSNLNNALLAEKLSVSERQFYRMVKNLTGMSPNLYVRHIRLQKAYQFLQSGEYRIVKEVAAKVGFQKAEYFTHLFKFEVLQEKGIK, from the coding sequence ATGAAAGCAAACAAAACGACCCCTAACAGGCAATGGTGGTTGAAAGAGATAAATTTATTGACTTTGAAGCACCTATCCGACTCCAATTTGAACAATGCCCTATTAGCCGAGAAACTATCTGTCAGCGAAAGACAATTCTACCGAATGGTGAAAAACCTCACAGGAATGTCGCCCAACCTCTATGTGCGCCACATTCGACTGCAAAAAGCCTATCAATTCCTTCAATCGGGAGAATACCGCATCGTAAAAGAAGTAGCCGCCAAAGTGGGATTTCAAAAAGCGGAGTATTTCACCCACTTATTCAAATTTGAAGTATTGCAGGAAAAGGGCATTAAATAA
- a CDS encoding tail fiber protein, with the protein MGAMATNKGDNAIKQGLKSIMCVEGNFPSRGYPFGIVGMIKMFAGNDHSVPETWLKCNGALLPIAKYPDLFAAIGNKYGGDGTTNFALPKLNPKEMQAENYGNRPLFLIATRTLEENGENSYFTAEVVLFGGETPPTGWMFCDGQDLQVNEQDSAFIVF; encoded by the coding sequence ATGGGTGCGATGGCCACCAACAAAGGTGATAACGCTATTAAGCAGGGTCTCAAGTCCATTATGTGTGTGGAGGGTAATTTTCCCTCTAGAGGGTATCCCTTTGGTATTGTAGGGATGATTAAAATGTTTGCGGGAAATGACCATAGTGTTCCAGAAACTTGGTTAAAATGCAATGGAGCTTTATTGCCCATAGCAAAATACCCAGATTTATTTGCTGCCATTGGCAATAAATACGGCGGAGATGGCACTACGAATTTTGCGCTTCCAAAACTTAATCCAAAGGAAATGCAAGCCGAAAATTATGGAAACAGACCTTTGTTCTTGATTGCAACCAGAACGCTTGAGGAGAATGGCGAAAATAGCTACTTTACAGCGGAGGTAGTTTTATTTGGCGGAGAAACCCCTCCAACAGGCTGGATGTTCTGTGATGGACAGGATCTTCAAGTTAATGAACAGGATTCAGCCTTTATAGTCTTCTAG